The region CCGGATTGGAGAACAAGATGAAGGCCTTGGTGATGTTTGACTCTGTTCATGGAAATACGGAACAAACCGCCCGCGCGGTCGCCGCTGTTCTAGGAAGGATGTTTTCCGTTCAGGCCGTGAGTGCCGAAAAGATGGCCAAGAAGGAACTGCGGGACGTGGATTTGCTCGTCGTCGGCGGGCCGACTCACCGCCATCGGAGGAGTCGGCGGCTGGCGGCGGTGTTCGCGTCCATGCCGCGCAAGGCGTTGCACGGGATCCAAGTGGCCGCGTTCGACACGCG is a window of Anaerolineales bacterium DNA encoding:
- a CDS encoding flavodoxin domain-containing protein, which codes for MKALVMFDSVHGNTEQTARAVAAVLGRMFSVQAVSAEKMAKKELRDVDLLVVGGPTHRHRRSRRLAAVFASMPRKALHGIQVAAFDTRYRMPAWFAGSAAGEIGRKLRKLGTRLILPPESFFVARDIPPKGSKRRHNLERMEPGELEWAGAWAAEVGKASAIVKAGNP